From a region of the Narcine bancroftii isolate sNarBan1 chromosome 5, sNarBan1.hap1, whole genome shotgun sequence genome:
- the LOC138764026 gene encoding endogenous retrovirus group 3 member 1 Env polyprotein-like, giving the protein MWQKRKQPYVWDRDKGDIYANAKRQAATHRVGDNRWVDLCQTTAELLGVKNCWVCGGPTRDGSWPWSREPLEVWELMSFHGSADETRPRQTWHLANHPLGEECIRKEQGKHYKGDSRCTRVKILGKFPRWHPQRPRWFLSPQKVTHCRPITDNSRGKGVWNCTGVNPYEGVPSLRQFWAHPYPHEFAPEGLYWICGNTAYTFLEPDWRGTCCIGIIQPQFVLLPQNDSHQLAARVYQGLRQKRDLKIGEWGEDWPPERIISYYGPATWAQDGSWEYRTPIYMLNRLIRLQAILEIITNDTAAALDLLAEEQQQIRATVFQNHLALDYLLATEGGVCGKLNLTNCCLKIDDNGQAVRDFIWHSQISSCPGSELATLGQLMAGKLVLWSLGMDTDCSASCWSCGVGVGPDPVHPSLPPVPDSTSVVTERHPQTPRHVFVTTALPRV; this is encoded by the coding sequence ATGTGGCAAAAGAGAAAACAACCATACGTATGGGACAGAGATAAGGGGGATATCTATGCCAACGCTAAACGCCAGGCTGCCACTCACAGAGTAGGGGACAACAGATGGGTAGACCTTTGCCAAACTACGGCAGAACTCTTGGGGGTTAAAAActgttgggtatgtgggggacccACAAGAGATGGATCATGGCCATGGAGCAGGGAGCCCCTGGAAGTATGGGAGTTGATGAGTTTTCACGGATCGGCAGATGAAACGCGCCCCCGCCAGACATGGCATCTAGCTAATCACCCATTAGGAGAGGAATGTATCAGGAAGGAGCAAGGCAAGCATTATAAAGGAGATTCGAGGTGCACAAGGGTTAAGATCTTGGGGAAGTTCCCTCGATGGCATCCTCAGCGACCCCGGTGGTTCCTGTCCCCACAGAAGGTAACACATTGTAGACCTATAACAGATAACTCCCGTGGGAAAGGGGTATGGAATTGCACGGGCGTTAATCCATATGAAGGGGTTCCCTCACTCAGACAATTTTGGGCTCATCCCTATCCACACGAATTTGCCccagagggtttatattggatttgtgggaatacggcttacacttttttggagccagactggaggggaacgtgctgtataggtatcattcaaccacaatttgtgctgttaccacagaacgactcccatcagttagcagcgcgtgtatatcaggggctccgccagaagagggatttaaagatcggtgagtggggagaggactggcctccagagcgcattatTTCTTATTATGGACCTGCTACTTGGGCACAGGATGGGTCCTGGGAATATCGAACcccaatttacatgttaaaccgtctgattcgtttacaagctattttggaaattatcaccaatgaCACCGCCGCAGCCCTTGATCTGTtggcagaagagcagcaacagattaGGGCCACGGTGTTTCAGAACCACTTAGCTTTAGACTACTTGTTAGCCACtgaagggggtgtgtgtgggaaattgaatctcactaattgttgtttaaaaatcgatgacaatgggcaagcagtaagagatttcatctggcattcgcaaattagctcatgtCCCGGTTCAGAACTGGCGACCCTGGGGCAGCTCATGGCTGGGAAACTTGTTCTCTGGAGCctggggatggatacagactgcagtgctagttgctggagtTGTGGTGTTGGCGTTGGTCCTGATcccgtgcatccttccctgcctccagtgcctgattcaACGAGtgtggtcacagagagacatccccagaccccaaggcatgtatttgtcacTACTGCCCTCCCAAGAGTATAG